A genomic stretch from Channa argus isolate prfri chromosome 24, Channa argus male v1.0, whole genome shotgun sequence includes:
- the adssl gene encoding adenylosuccinate synthase, like, producing MASDSNMANVNGREPVSLNGEPVVKRPRESVVQESSFGTPQEPQNKVTVVLGAQWGDEGKGKVVDLLAMDADIVCRCQGGNNAGHTVVVDSVEYDFHLLPSGVLNKKAVSFIGNGVVIHLPGLFEEASKNLQKGKGLQGWEERLKISDRAHIVFNFHQAVDGIQEQQRQQQEGKNLGTTKKGIGPAYSSKAARNGLRICDLVSDFKVFEDKFRMLAEHFLTMYPNLNVDIDGELEQLKGYAERLRPLVTDGVYFMHKALTGPSKKILVEGANAALLDIDFGTYPFVTSSNCTVGGVCTGLGVPPSYVGRVYGVVKAYTTRVGVGAFPTEQDNETGALLQSRGKEFGVTTGRKRRCGWLDLILVRYAHMVNGFSAIALTKLDILDTLPEIKVSVAYKVDGQSLPSFPANMDVLTRVSVEYETLPGWCCSTEAARSFEELPSQAQNYIRFIEDFLQVPVKWVGVGKSRESMIKLF from the exons ATGGCATCCGACAGCAACATGGCTAACGTTAACGGACGAGAACCCGTCTCTTTGAACGGGGAGCCGGTCGTTAAACGGCCGCGGGAGAGTGTCGTCCAGGAGTCCTCGTTTGGCACCCCGCAGGAGCCGCAGAACAAAGTGACCGTGGTGCTGGGAGCGCAGTGGGGCGACGAGGGCAAAGGAAAAGTTGTGGATTTGCTCGCGATGGATGCGGACATCGTATGCCGGTGTCAG GGAGGAAACAATGCAGGTCACACAGTGGTGGTGGATTCAGTGGAGTACGACTTCCACCTGCTACCCAGTGGGGTACTGAACAAGAAGGCTGTCTCCTTCATCG GCAACGGAGTGGTGATACATTTACCAGGTCTTTTTGAGGAGGCTTCAAAGAACCTGCAGAAAGGCAAAG GGTTACAAGGATGGGAAGAAAGATTGAAGATTTCTGATCGTGCCCACATTG TGTTTAACTTCCATCAAGCTGTTGATGGAATCCAggagcagcagcggcagcaacaagaaggaaaaaa TTTGGGAACGACTAAAAAGGGTATCGGCCCTGCATACTCCTCCAAAGCTGCTCGGAATGGTCTGCGAATCTGTGACCTTGTGTCAGATTTCAAGGTTTTTGAAGACAA GTTCCGTATGTTGGCAGAACACTTCCTGACCATGTATCCAAACCTTAATGTTGACATTGATGGAGAACTCGAGCAGCTGAAG GGATATGCTGAGAGACTGCGTCCTCTTGTGACTGATGGTGTGTACTTCATGCACAAAGCTCTTACTGGACCAAGTAAGAAAATCCTGGTGGAAGGGGCCAATGCAGCTCTCTTGGATATTGACTTTG GAACCTATCCTTTCGTAACGTCTTCTAACTGCACTGTGGGAGGAGTGTGCACCGGCCTTGGCGTGCCTCCATCATATGTAGGCCGAGTATATGGTGTTGTCAAAGCGTACACCACTAGGGTTGGTGTTGGTGCTTTCCCAACAGAGCAAGACAAT GAGACTGGGGCACTGTTACAGTCCAGAGGGAAAGAGTTTGGTGTGACGACAGGAAGGAAGAGGCGTTGTGGTTGGCTGGACCTGATTTTGGTCAGATATGCCCACATGGTCAACGGCTTCTCTGC AATTGCCCTGACAAAGTTGGACATTTTGGACACGCTGCCTGAGATTAAAGTTAGTGTGGCCTACAAGGTTGACGGACAATCTCTACCAAGTTTCCCAG CAAACATGGATGTCTTGACGCGGGTGTCAGTCGAGTATGAGACATTGCCTGGCTGGTGCTGCAGTACTGAGGCAGCTCGGAGCTTCGAGGAGCTGCCGTCGCAAGCACAAAATTACATTCGGTTCATCGAGGACTTCTTGCAAGTTCCAG TGAAGTGGGTTGGAGTCGGCAAGTCCAGAGAGAGCATGATCAAGCTGTTTTGA
- the kif4 gene encoding kinesin family member 4, translating to MTNEDAKVIPVRVALRCRPLVPKEINEGCQCCLTFVPGEPQVIVGTEKAFTYDYVFDPTAEQEEVFTSAVSPLLNGLFKGYHATVLAYGQTGSGKTFSMGGTYTSAQENDPSVGVIPRVIRRIFEQREKRTDCEFCLAVSYLEIYNEDILDLLCASKDKPAISIREDPKEGIKIVGLTERQVFSAREMVGCLELGNSARTVGSTAMNAASSRSHAIFTITLEQRKGADKIDSVVSKLHLVDLAGSERQKKTKAEGDRLKEGISINRGLLSLGNVISALGDESKKNTFVPYRDSKLTRLLQDSLGGNSHTLMIACISPADSNMEETINTLRYADRARKIKNKPIVNVDPRTAEMSRLKQQVQELQVMLLHARGGVAPVLSGLESTEKVTKLLESNRALQDENNKLSRELSEAAGQTALMFEKIIMTEQENEKLQSKLEELRHHAACTVDLEKLLEMLEDQELKENVEVMKNLQDVILELKNESAGIAACIDAMAAGEDVPEVSGNGSQNAADESPSDATAIVGKDSQEAFTTHHALRQAQLSKELIELNKVLSLKEAFVKKMCQNDSHLEPMQSEHQKNVQCLQSAVDSLQKEKEELVLALQSAKKDTNQAKLSEQRRKRLQELEGQLVEMKKKLLEQSKLLKLKESSVQKVTKLMQEIQAMKTQRTQLMRQMRDDSEKFRQWKSKKDREVLQLKEKDRKRQYELLKLERDFQKQANVLRRKTEEAAAANKRLKDALQKRSEVSEKRKDAHNRGMEGAAARVKTWFLNEVEVMVSTEEARRHLSDLLEDRKVLAQEVNRLKQQLEAGERPAAKIRRRTLIISELESHGAMETPLTKQVENLETEMGLRNAQIADLQQKLLVADSESRLKQRIDGITSIVDAKCAIKVLMSELVSAKTASAKLESELKQEKGNAQDLRKLLADERNVMSTMDMEHQQQLVELEQRHQEKVLYLLNQLQNKPIYDESSETKQVVEESSKEKELLQRLKVQEGELEKLRELSEQNQKLMEQNEQYRQKLSLLHLASAKKVLVPATNNEKDLDDSFDYVPPKPKGRRYTTARAPQNMTINIEELMSPSEDDENEEEEDEWRPEKPEKGSRISKKPKATGCACKGRCSNKQCRCRKGKMTCGENCQCDHEKCRNMDNQVPAEDQTETASRDSVQDPSSLSPDNTTFFKPLSCTPTKKVLKEIRDMGHSTAELKFVRKPILPEEEEEEEEEEEDDDDEEDDKTTVLLLKKKKRILTSFQNSFFSGCTPIREES from the exons ATGACAAATGAGGATGCAAAAGTTATCCCAGTCCGAGTTGCATTGCGATGTCGTCCATTGGTCCCTAAAGAAATCAATGAAGGATGTCAGTGCTGTCTGACATTTGTGCCAGGGGAGCCTCAG gtgATTGTTGGTACAGAGAAGGCGTTCACCTACGATTATGTATTCGATCCTACTGCTGAACAAGAAGAAGTTTTCACTTCTGCTGTGTCCCCCTTATTGAATGGGCTTTTCAAAG GCTACCATGCCACTGTTCTTGCATATGGACAGACTGGGTCAGGAAAGACCTTCTCTATGGGAGGAACATACACATCAGCTCAGGAAAATGATCCTTCAGTTGGAGTTATTCCACGTGTCATCAGAAGGATCTTTGAGCAAAGGGAGAAGAGGACAGACTGTGAATTTTGTCTGGCAGTGTCTTACCTAGAG atctATAATGAAGATATACTGGATTTGCTGTGTGCGTCTAAAGATAAACCTGCCATCAGCATTCGTGAAGATCCCAAGGAGGGTATTAAG ATTGTGGGACTAACTGAAAGGCAGGTGTTCTCTGCCCGTGAAATGGTGGGATGTCTGGAGCTTGGAAACTCAGCTCGCACTGTGGGTTCTACAGCAATGAACGCAGCATCTTCGCGGTCGCATGCTATCTTTACAATCACACTGGAGCAACGCAAAGGGGCAGACAA aatTGACTCTGTTGTTTCAAAGTTGCACCTCGTGGATCTGGCTGGttcagaaagacaaaagaaaaccaaagcagAAGGAGATCGTTTAAAGGAAG GGATCAGCATCAACCGTGGCCTTTTGTCTCTGGGTAATGTGATCAGTGCTTTAGGGGatgaaagcaagaaaaacacCTTTGTTCCTTACAGAGACTCTAAGCTCACCCGCCTGCTGCAAG ATTCACTGGGAGGAAATAGTCACACTTTGATGATTGCATGCATCAGTCCTGCAGACTCAAACATGGAAGAGACCATCAACACCCTGCGATATGCTGACAGAGCTcgcaaaattaaaaataagcctATAGTCAATGTTGATCCCAGAACTGCAGAAATGAGCCGACTGAAACAGCAG GTTCAGGAACTGCAGGTGATGCTACTTCATGCCCGTGGAGGAGTAGCTCCAGTCCTCTCTGG GCTAGAGTCAACGGAGAAAGTGACTAAGCTTTTGGAAAGCAACCGTGCTCTGCAGGATGAGAACAATAAGCTAAGCAGGGAGCTGAGTGAGGCAGCTGGCCAGACCGCCCTCATGTTTGAAAAAATTATTATG ACCGAACAAGAAAACGAGAAGCTACAAAGCAAACTGGAAGAACTACGGCACCATGCAGC ATGTACCGTTGATCTTGAGAAATTGTTGGAGATGCTTGAGGACCAAGAATTGAAGGAGAACGTTGAAGTGATGAAAAACCTGCAAGATGTAATCTTAGAGCTCAAG aatGAGAGTGCAGGTATTGCTGCGTGCATTGATGCTATGGCTGCAGGAGAGGATGTCCCTGAGGTTTCTGGAAATGGCAGTCAAAATGCAGCAGATGAGTCCCCTTCC GATGCCACTGCCATTGTTGGTAAGGACTCTCAAGAGGCCTTTACTACCCATCATGCATTGCGGCAGGCCCAACTCTCCAAGGAACTGATTGAGCTGAATAAAGTGTTGAGTTTGAAGGAAGcttttgtaaagaaaatgtgcCAGAATGATAGCCATTTGGAGCCGATGCAATCAGAACACCAG aaaaatgtacaatgtCTGCAGTCCGCTGTGGATTCTCtgcaaaaggagaaagaagaacTTGTTTTGGCACTTCAGTCAGCAAAGAAAGATACCAACCAGGCCAA gCTTAGTGAGCAGCGCAGGAAGAGGCTACAGGAGCTTGAAGGTCAGCTTGTGGAAATGAAGAAGAAGCTTCTTGAACAATCCAAATTGCTGAAACTCAAAGAGTCCTCAGTTCAGAAAGTTACCAAGCTCATGCAGGAAATACAg GCAATGAAGACCCAGCGTACACAGCTGATGAGACAGATGAGGGACGACTCTGAGaaattcagacagtggaagagcaagaaagacagagaggtgCTACAGCTAAAGGAAAAG GATCGTAAGCGTCAGTATGAGTTGCTCAAACTTGAACGTGACTTCCAGAAACAGGCCAATGTCTTACGTCGTAAAactgaagag gctgctgctgcaaacaaGAGGTTGAAAGATGCCTTACAAAAGAGAAGTGAGGTATCAGAGAAACGCAAAGATGCTCACAACAGAGGAATGGAAGGAGCTGCTGCTAGAGTTAAG ACCTGGTTTCTAAATGAAGTGGAGGTGATGGTCAGTACAGAAGAGGCCCGGCGACACCTCAGTGATCTGCTGGAGGACAGAAAGGTCTTGGCTCAGGAGGTCAACCGCCTCAAACAGCAGCTGGAGGCAGGGGAAAGACCTGCTGCCAAAATCCGG CGACGGACACTAATTATCTCTGAGTTGGAGAGCCACGGGGCGATGGAAACACCACTGACCAAGCAGGTTGAGAACCTGGAGACAGAAATGGGCCTCAG GAATGCCCAGATAGCTGACCTGCAGCAGAAACTTCTTGTCGCAGACAGCGAGAGTCGTTTGAAACAGCGCATAGATGGCATCACAAGCATAGTGGACGCCAAGTGTGCCATTAAAGTCCTGATGTCTGAG ctGGTGTCTGCTAAAACAGCCAGTGCTAAACTGGAGAGTGAACTCAAGCAAGAGAAGGGAAATGCACAAGATTTAAGGAAGTTGCTGGCTGATGAGAGAAATGTAATGTCAACCATGGACATGGAGCACCAGCAGCAGTTGGTGGAACTAGAGCAGAGACATCAAGAAAAG GTTCTTTACCTCCTTAACCAGCTACAGAACAAACCCATATATGACGAGTCCAGCGAAACGAAACAGGTGGTTGAAGAGAGTTCAAAGGAGAAGGAGCTCCTGCAACGCCTCAAAGTTCAG GAAGGAGAGCTTGAAAAGCTGCGAGAATTGAGTGAGCAGAACCAGAAACTCATGGAGCAGAATGAACAGTACAGACAG AAACTTTCATTGCTTCACCTCGCAAGTGCAAAGAAAGTGCTTGTACCTGCAACAAACAATGAAAAGGACCTAGATGACTCATTTGACTATGTGCCTCCAAAG CCTAAAGGGAGGCGTTACACCACAGCTAGAGCACCACAGAACATGACCATCAATATTGAAGAGCTGATGTCTCCTAGTGAAGATGACGagaatgaggaggaagaggacgaGTGGCGTCCTGAGAAACCAGAGAAGGGAAGCAGAATCTCAAAGAAACCAAAAGCAACTGGG TGTGCATGCAAAGGTCGCTGCAGCAACAAGCAGTGCAGATGTCGCAAAGGAAAGATGACGTGTGGGGAGAACTGCCAGTGTGATCATGAGAAGTGTCGAAATATGGATAATCAGGTGCCTGCTGAG GATCAGACAGAAACTGCTTCTAGAGACTCTGTTCAGGACCCCTCATCCCTCAGTCCGGACAACACCACATTCTTCAAACCTCTATCTTGTACACCCACCAAGAAG GTGCTAAAAGAAATCCGAGACATGGGGCACTCCACCGCAGAGCTGAAGTTTGTCAGGAAACCCATTCTaccggaggaggaggaagaggaggaggaggaggaggaggatgatgatgatgaagaggacgaCAAAACAACAGTCCTGTTactcaagaagaaaaaaagaattttgaCAAGTTTTCAGAACAGCTTTTTCTCTGGCTGCACACCAATCAGAGAAGAATCTTAA